The segment aAAAAATCGgttgtgtgtatctgccctaagcccacaaccaaacaaggaacatgaaacgaggcggaaagcacacatcacattgtttgttagatcatcgttgtatataaccctggcgtattcacttggtactaacgaagttaactgtaatagttcctttatatttgatgaaaatcttctttaagaaaacccttatttctttagttaaaatggtaaccacagtggttccttttataatcacttagtttatactagctatgtATAATCTAATATCAgatagatagttaattgtgtgaatctgccctaagcccacaaccaaacaaggaacaggaagtaaggcggaatgcacacatccaactacttatcgggtattaattatatataaccctgatgtctaaactaaggtattatatagttaaccacctaaggtcctttaagtttatactggtttcataaaatggattaaaccctttacaagtaagtttctagttttgtatatcaaatGTTCtaattgaaaagtatgttttgcaCTAGAAAAcggtgcattgaattagtgtcctatgacctggcccatacctggtactccttatgattacttggtgtatacggaatatatataaAGCTAAGATTGAATAGATAGTaggctgggtgaatctgctctaagcccacaaccaaacaaggaacatgaaatgaagcggaaagcacacatcctactacctgtcggatctgattaatatatattcctgatgtataaactaaggtatcataaagttagcattataggcccatTTCTAATGAATGTACTAGACTTGACTATTCTTTTTGTTGTTTGAAaagatgtaagttttccctagtttataactatcataactcgaaaatagtttgcattaactttcaagtggaactgtcacaacactactagaaaaaaggccttttacgacgcgcaaaatacgacgctcattgatctatgttacgcaaaggagagtgacattagaaaaatgtcatctcttcaaaaaatttaaggatagaagacacgcattattgcgcgcccttaaattagtgtctaaaaaaaacacggagggcacctataataaaatgcgcgtcgtctaaggatgtcgctttatattttttaatggaacgcgcgttctatcctttaatagtgggggaaagggggaaatgaaattctgaaaaaattaaaaaccccgccatgCCCTCCTCTACCATCTTTCaatcgttcttctctctctctctctctctctctctctctctctctctctccctcgccATTGTTGGTCCTCACACGTCAGACGACCGCACCGCCACCATTAGACCCACTTACCACTCCAAATCGTCATTGTTGCTCCTCTCTTAAACCACTGCAaccacccttctctctctctttctaaaaTGCTCATTTATGACCACCATCACACCAGCCACTACACCATCACCATTAGCAATGCACACCGCACCACCACTACCGTTCCTCTTTCTCCATacgaaaaaaccctaatttgtatgTGCTTAcaggttttaaaaattaaaatgagaGTGCATTGAAATAGGTGACCTAAAAGATGAATGCACATGAAAATCCATCGTTGGAGGTAGGTTTTTCTCACTAATCTTTACTTTTCCTCAATGTTCTTTGAAATTTTACATTATATATTTCTCATCTGTACATGTACCAGAAGTTGTTTTCTATTTTCCGTTTAATTTCACCCAACTCGTTTCTTAAAAGAGTTTTTTCCTAATCTTGTGGTCAATTTGTTTTCTATTTGGAATCACACCTGTTCATGTAGTTTTACAGAAGATGAAAACGACAACACCTGTAAATTGTAATTATACCCACAACGTCCCTGTTATCGTATTCTCATTTGGCCTAATTGGAAACCTATTCCATGAAATCAGCGAAATTGTGATCCCACTTTTCATCACAGCGAAATTGTTATCATATTCTCATTTGATCTAATTGGAAACAATCTTTTCCTGATATTCTGACAAGGGCAATGTGTCTTGAGAAACCAATAATTGCCCCTGACTTACCAATAATCAAGAAATATGTAAGTCAACCTATCTCTATTACAAATTATCCTTTGACTTTTTTCAGTCAAACTTCTATTTGGGTGAAATTTATATGATATTGTATTCTTTTTTTGTCTAAACCACTAATTGTatttcttaaacctaattactgTTTTTTCCACAAAAACTTCAATAAGTTCTGATTCATATCGTTTTCGAAATCGAAAATAGTTTGTTTGACTTTGTAAGTCAATGTATGACAAATTAATGTCAAACTTCTATAGACTCATATCATTATTTTTGAAGTAGAAAAAAGTTTGtttgacttcaaaagtcaaagtaTACAAACTAATAATTTCATAACACATTTCAGGTTAATCACGGGGTAAATGGGCTTCTTTTTCCAAAGGAAAACATAAAGGCGTTAACACAAATAACATTACAAGTGGTTtccaaaggaaaactatcatcTCTAGCTACCAATATTGCATCAACCGGAGAAGACACTGCCAAAAACATGATGGCTTTGGATTCCATTGAAGGGTATGCTTCATTGATAGAAAACATCCTTCACCTTCCCTCGGAAGTTGCATCTCCAAGGGAAATATCGGAAATTCCCTCCGATATCAAAACAAAGTGGCAATGGCATCTTTTTGAAGCTATTGAAGATCGTGAATACGTAAATAGAACTTTGAGGATTCATCATTTGTTAGACAAAGTCGAAGGTCAATGGAACCGTGCTCCAAGGGCAATTTCGGAAATTCcaacaaatgattcctttataTACGATTTATGGGAAGAAGAAAAAAGAGACCAGATAATGAAAGCTAGAAGGGCAAGAGAAGACGATGAGGTAACGGgatgaaaattgaaaaaaatctCTTTTTCCTTATTTTGATTGATGTGAATTTACTTATTTGGCCTTTGTTATGTAGGTGAGAGATAAAAGTGAGCAACCAAGGGGGACATGGGAGGAAGTGTACA is part of the Lactuca sativa cultivar Salinas chromosome 7, Lsat_Salinas_v11, whole genome shotgun sequence genome and harbors:
- the LOC111880752 gene encoding uncharacterized protein LOC111880752, with translation MCLEKPIIAPDLPIIKKYVNHGVNGLLFPKENIKALTQITLQVVSKGKLSSLATNIASTGEDTAKNMMALDSIEGYASLIENILHLPSEVASPREISEIPSDIKTKWQWHLFEAIEDREYVNRTLRIHHLLDKVEGQWNRAPRAISEIPTNDSFIYDLWEEEKRDQIMKARRAREDDEVRDKSEQPRGTWEEVYKNAKKADRNKNDLHERDDGELERTGQPLCIYEPYFGQGSWSFLHTNSLYRGIRLSTKSGRPRRDDIDAASRLPLLESRGVLKKRKGQSVSLSSFQQ